A genome region from Desulfobaccales bacterium includes the following:
- a CDS encoding argininosuccinate synthase: protein MLRIKKIVLAYSGGLDTSVILKWLKETYRCPVVAFCADIGQGEEVGEVAAKAQATGADEVHVLDRREEFVRDFVFPMLRANAVYEGSYLLGTSIARPLIAKAQVEVARETGANAVAHGATGKGNDQVRFELTYTALAPDLTIIAPWREWDLAGREELLAYARKHGIPVPVTADKPYSMDRNLLHLSFEGGILEDPWAEPPADMFVLTRAPEAAPDTPRYVEIDFEAGDPVAVDGERLSPAALLARLNEIGGEHGIGRVDLVENRYVGLKSRGVYETPGGTLLQAAHRAVESLTLDREVLHLRDSLIPRYAELVYYGYWFAPERYALQALMDEAQKPVTGTARLKLYKGSVAVVGRKSPNSLYRPDLATFEAGGTYRQADATGFIRLNALRLKIRAQLEGR, encoded by the coding sequence ATGCTAAGAATTAAAAAAATTGTGTTGGCGTATTCCGGCGGGTTGGATACCTCCGTCATCCTGAAGTGGCTCAAGGAGACCTATCGCTGTCCGGTGGTGGCCTTTTGTGCCGACATCGGCCAGGGGGAGGAGGTGGGCGAGGTGGCGGCCAAGGCCCAGGCCACCGGCGCCGATGAGGTCCATGTCCTGGACCGCCGGGAGGAGTTCGTCCGGGATTTCGTCTTTCCCATGCTGCGGGCCAATGCGGTTTATGAGGGCTCGTATCTTCTGGGGACCTCCATTGCCCGGCCCCTCATCGCCAAGGCCCAGGTGGAGGTGGCCCGTGAGACCGGCGCCAACGCCGTGGCCCACGGCGCCACCGGCAAGGGCAACGACCAGGTGCGCTTTGAGCTCACCTACACCGCCCTGGCCCCGGACCTCACCATCATCGCGCCTTGGCGGGAGTGGGACCTGGCGGGCCGGGAGGAGCTCCTCGCCTACGCCCGCAAGCACGGCATCCCGGTGCCGGTGACCGCCGACAAGCCCTACTCCATGGACCGCAACCTCCTGCACCTGAGCTTCGAGGGCGGGATCCTGGAGGACCCCTGGGCCGAACCACCGGCGGACATGTTCGTACTTACCCGCGCCCCCGAAGCTGCGCCGGACACGCCCCGCTATGTGGAGATTGACTTCGAGGCCGGGGACCCGGTGGCGGTGGACGGCGAGCGCCTCAGCCCCGCGGCGCTGCTGGCCCGGCTGAACGAGATCGGCGGCGAACACGGCATCGGCCGGGTGGACCTGGTGGAAAACCGCTACGTGGGCCTCAAATCCCGGGGGGTGTACGAAACCCCGGGCGGCACCCTGCTCCAGGCGGCCCACCGGGCGGTGGAATCCCTCACCCTGGACCGGGAGGTGCTGCACCTGAGGGACAGCCTTATCCCCCGCTACGCCGAGCTGGTCTATTACGGCTACTGGTTTGCGCCGGAACGCTATGCCCTCCAGGCCCTGATGGACGAGGCCCAGAAACCCGTCACCGGCACCGCCCGCCTCAAGCTCTACAAAGGCAGCGTCGCCGTGGTGGGCCGCAAATCCCCCAACTCCC